From the Candidatus Protochlamydia phocaeensis genome, one window contains:
- a CDS encoding PKD-like domain-containing protein, whose translation MELARLKLFKIFSHLFLSLFFLCYSYLPAVCDPAVVAISSGAFHSLALRGDGTVWAWGDNIFGQVGDGTFTNSDIPIPVGGGTPFTDAVGIAGGGFHSLALKSDGTVWAWGYNGLGELGNGTNADSNLPVQVGGGTPLTNIAAIAAGNAHSLALRSDGTVWAWGANSSGQLGNGTNVDSNLPVQVGGGTPLTDVIAIAGGNGHSLALKSDGTIWAWGANSSGQLGNGTNSPSNVPVQVGGGTPFLNAIAIACGSNHSLALRSDGTVWSWGANNSGQLGNGTNTNSTLPLQVGGGTPLTDVIAIAGGDIHSLALRTDGMVWAWGGNASGQLGDGTNAESDVPVLVGGGTPFINAIAIAAGTNHSLALRGDGIVWAWGDNSLGALGNGTTTSSNLPVQTVNLLGSEEIKAIASGSSHSLALKSDGTVWAWGLNAFGELGNGTNTDSSVPVQVGGGTPLTDIIAIVARRDHSLALRSDGTVWAWGSNADGQLGDGTNTDSNIPVQVGGGTPLTDIIAIAAGYSHSLALRSDGTVWAWGSNVNGQLGDGTNTDSNIPVQVGGGTPLTNVSAIGAGGYFSLALKADGTAWAWGDNTFGQLGNGTNSPSNIPVQVGGGVPLTAVVALSGGSYHSLALRSDGTVWAWGNNLDGQLGNGTTAISYTPVQVGGGIPLTNAIAISAGGYYSLALIDDGTMQAWGFNSFGQLGNGTTTSSELPVVVGGGTPFTTIKNIAGGESYAMALKSDGSVWAWGNNFYGQLGNGTNTNSSIPVETIFTPIVIATPANQTIASGETTSILLGSNISGTTFSWTVSQNNVSGAANGAGTTISQTLITTANAPGTATYTITPISPQGCIGTPMQVVVTVEPVAQLLAITSSNAANFVVGQPSSFTVTTAGSPIPSLIVIGQLPIGLAFIDNGNGTATLFGTPVNGTQGVYSLTIVASNGVAPNAVQNFTLIISDNGGGGGSVNPPRHVRGSQGINLCNGQADFVNTLTWNAPSGGNPVVAYYIYRNSLNHLVKVVPAGQPLQFKDRHRQIGRVYTYFIVAVDASGNVSEPINLVVRPRPKKITFCRLKFNPLLFPGATE comes from the coding sequence ATGGAATTAGCGCGACTTAAATTATTTAAAATCTTTAGCCACTTATTTTTGAGCCTGTTTTTTCTTTGTTATAGTTATTTGCCCGCTGTTTGCGATCCTGCTGTCGTCGCTATATCAAGTGGGGCTTTCCATTCTCTTGCTTTGAGAGGTGACGGGACCGTGTGGGCGTGGGGAGATAATATTTTTGGGCAAGTAGGAGATGGAACATTTACCAATTCAGACATCCCTATTCCGGTGGGAGGAGGAACTCCATTTACAGATGCTGTTGGTATAGCGGGAGGAGGGTTTCATTCTCTTGCTTTGAAAAGCGATGGGACGGTATGGGCGTGGGGATATAACGGGTTAGGTGAGCTAGGCAATGGGACGAATGCAGATTCTAATCTTCCGGTACAGGTCGGAGGTGGAACGCCGCTGACGAATATTGCCGCCATAGCGGCAGGAAATGCGCATTCCCTCGCTTTGAGAAGCGATGGAACGGTATGGGCTTGGGGAGCCAATAGCAGCGGCCAGTTAGGCAATGGGACGAATGTAGATTCTAATCTTCCGGTGCAGGTCGGAGGAGGAACGCCGCTGACGGATGTGATTGCCATAGCAGGAGGGAATGGACATTCTCTTGCATTGAAAAGCGATGGGACGATATGGGCGTGGGGAGCCAATAGCAGTGGTCAGCTAGGCAATGGAACGAATAGCCCTTCTAATGTTCCCGTGCAGGTTGGAGGAGGGACGCCGTTTTTAAATGCCATTGCCATAGCATGCGGCAGCAATCATTCTCTTGCTTTGCGAAGTGATGGAACGGTATGGTCCTGGGGAGCCAACAACAGTGGTCAGCTAGGCAATGGGACGAATACGAACTCAACCCTTCCTTTACAGGTCGGAGGAGGAACACCACTGACGGATGTAATAGCCATAGCAGGTGGAGATATTCATTCTCTTGCTTTGAGAACTGATGGAATGGTATGGGCGTGGGGAGGCAATGCTAGTGGTCAGCTAGGTGATGGAACGAATGCGGAATCTGATGTTCCGGTGTTAGTAGGGGGAGGAACTCCTTTTATAAATGCCATTGCCATAGCAGCCGGAACAAATCATTCTCTAGCTTTGAGGGGCGATGGGATCGTATGGGCATGGGGGGATAATTCGCTAGGCGCTTTAGGCAATGGAACGACTACCAGTTCTAACCTTCCCGTGCAAACAGTTAATTTGTTAGGAAGTGAGGAGATAAAAGCAATAGCCAGTGGATCTTCTCATTCTCTTGCATTGAAAAGCGATGGGACGGTATGGGCCTGGGGATTAAATGCCTTTGGTGAACTGGGAAATGGAACAAATACTGACTCTTCCGTTCCTGTACAGGTAGGAGGAGGGACACCGCTGACGGATATCATTGCTATAGTAGCAAGAAGAGACCATTCTCTTGCATTGAGAAGTGATGGGACGGTATGGGCCTGGGGATCCAATGCTGATGGCCAGCTAGGCGATGGAACGAATACGGATTCCAATATTCCCGTGCAGGTAGGAGGAGGGACACCGCTGACAGATATCATTGCCATAGCAGCTGGATATTCGCATTCTCTTGCATTGAGAAGTGATGGGACAGTATGGGCCTGGGGATCTAATGTTAATGGTCAGCTAGGCGATGGAACGAATACGGATTCCAATATTCCGGTGCAGGTCGGGGGAGGCACACCGCTTACAAATGTGAGCGCCATTGGAGCAGGGGGATATTTCTCTCTTGCTTTGAAAGCGGATGGGACGGCATGGGCGTGGGGAGATAACACATTCGGTCAATTAGGCAATGGAACGAATAGTCCTTCTAATATTCCCGTGCAGGTTGGAGGAGGAGTACCATTGACAGCTGTCGTTGCCTTATCAGGCGGATCTTATCATTCTCTTGCATTGAGAAGTGATGGGACGGTATGGGCCTGGGGAAATAACCTCGATGGCCAGCTAGGCAATGGAACGACTGCTATTTCTTATACTCCGGTACAGGTCGGGGGAGGAATACCGCTTACAAATGCGATTGCTATATCAGCGGGCGGGTATTACTCTTTGGCTTTAATCGATGATGGCACGATGCAGGCTTGGGGGTTTAATAGCTTTGGTCAATTAGGTAATGGAACAACAACTAGTTCTGAACTCCCTGTGGTAGTAGGAGGAGGAACGCCATTTACAACTATAAAAAATATTGCAGGTGGAGAGAGTTATGCGATGGCTTTAAAAAGCGATGGCAGTGTGTGGGCCTGGGGAAATAACTTCTATGGCCAGTTAGGAAATGGAACAAATACTAATTCTTCTATTCCTGTGGAAACAATATTCACGCCTATTGTGATAGCCACGCCGGCAAACCAAACGATTGCTAGCGGAGAAACGACATCCATCCTTCTTGGTTCAAATATAAGTGGAACAACATTTAGCTGGACGGTGAGTCAAAATAACGTCTCTGGAGCTGCGAATGGTGCAGGGACAACTATCAGCCAAACATTAATCACAACAGCTAATGCACCCGGTACGGCCACTTATACAATCACTCCTATTAGTCCACAAGGATGCATCGGAACGCCTATGCAAGTCGTTGTGACGGTCGAGCCTGTCGCTCAATTGCTGGCTATTACCTCCTCTAATGCAGCCAATTTTGTCGTAGGGCAGCCTTCGAGTTTTACTGTGACAACGGCTGGATCTCCTATTCCTTCCCTGATTGTAATAGGACAGTTACCTATAGGCCTGGCCTTTATAGATAACGGGAATGGAACGGCGACGCTTTTTGGGACTCCGGTAAATGGGACCCAAGGGGTTTATTCCTTAACTATTGTTGCCAGTAATGGCGTTGCCCCTAATGCCGTGCAAAACTTTACCCTTATTATATCCGATAATGGAGGAGGAGGGGGAAGCGTAAATCCGCCTAGGCATGTGAGAGGCTCGCAAGGGATTAACTTGTGTAATGGGCAAGCAGACTTTGTCAATACCTTGACATGGAACGCCCCTTCTGGAGGAAATCCGGTTGTTGCTTATTACATCTATCGCAATAGCCTTAATCATTTGGTTAAAGTCGTGCCAGCCGGGCAGCCCCTGCAATTTAAAGACCGCCACCGCCAAATTGGAAGGGTGTATACGTATTTTATCGTTGCAGTTGACGCCTCTGGCAATGTGTCTGAGCCGATTAACCTAGTCGTCCGTCCGCGTCCTAAAAAAATAACCTTTTGTCGATTAAAATTTAATCCCCTGCTATTTCCAGGGGCTACAGAATAA